In the genome of Pseudoalteromonas rubra, one region contains:
- a CDS encoding glutathione S-transferase family protein, translating into MVEEISIKLFELGPTRSARVRWALLEAGLTFESVQNGVDIFKSTELLNIHPLGKLPAVLINGQPLFESAAIVTAIADLVPDKKLIAEPSSWLRNLHNQWVCFTLSELEPFVQSTEINSMDFVLPAEQHVREIVPQNNMLYKKAAAALEKHFSRHDYLVDDQFSATDIVLAYTLCWGQEQKLLDDFPNINEYMDRLYNREHCTLKKP; encoded by the coding sequence ATGGTTGAAGAAATTAGCATCAAATTGTTTGAATTAGGCCCGACAAGGTCTGCCCGGGTACGTTGGGCGTTGCTTGAGGCAGGGTTAACATTCGAGTCTGTGCAAAACGGAGTAGATATATTTAAGTCTACGGAGTTGTTAAATATTCACCCATTGGGCAAACTACCTGCGGTGCTAATCAATGGGCAGCCCCTTTTTGAGTCAGCGGCCATTGTCACGGCGATAGCCGACCTGGTGCCAGATAAGAAGCTGATCGCAGAGCCTTCAAGCTGGTTGAGAAACCTACATAACCAATGGGTTTGTTTTACATTGAGTGAGCTGGAGCCTTTTGTACAGTCAACCGAGATCAACTCTATGGACTTTGTTTTGCCAGCAGAGCAGCACGTTCGGGAAATTGTCCCGCAAAATAACATGTTGTATAAAAAAGCGGCCGCTGCGTTAGAAAAGCACTTTTCCCGGCACGACTACCTGGTTGACGATCAATTTTCGGCCACAGATATCGTACTTGCATACACACTTTGTTGGGGACAAGAACAAAAACTACTGGATGACTTCCCTAACATTAATGAGTATATGGATCGACTCTATAACCGCGAGCATTGCACGTTAAAAAAACCATAG
- a CDS encoding alpha/beta hydrolase-fold protein, with the protein MKKLLLFLFSLITLNVFAEEIVIGKKYQIQSKVLNENREYWVSLPSSYRKNGYKKYPVLYFTDANLNSFFHAFSGITKQMSSDASPQIPEMIVVGIVSQNRVRDSAPTNSLVQWGGVATKALETTGGADNFLKFLQTELVPHVEQNYHTADYRILAGYSFTGLTVIHSLYQTPEFFNAYIAIDPSLWWDNQIMLKRYSEFSKKELSKRQLFVSTSDRVPSLYPKENYVIEFIQKLEASPVKGLNVHSEVFGTDQNHHTMQIMSFYLGLKSIFSGFMIDDAIRFRPAAELKAHFESISDKLGVNLKPREGLVNFFGYNRLYDNQFPTNSGAAIDFFKLNTEYYPESYNAWDSLGEAYWYEKKYKLALDAYKKSTQLNPENSNAKEKIKQIKVLLN; encoded by the coding sequence ATGAAAAAGCTATTATTATTTCTTTTCTCACTCATTACACTGAATGTTTTTGCTGAAGAGATTGTTATAGGTAAAAAGTATCAAATACAGTCAAAGGTTCTAAATGAAAACAGAGAATACTGGGTATCTTTACCTAGTTCTTATAGAAAAAATGGCTATAAAAAATATCCGGTTCTGTATTTCACTGATGCAAATCTAAATAGCTTTTTTCATGCTTTCTCGGGCATCACGAAACAAATGAGTTCCGATGCCAGCCCCCAAATTCCTGAAATGATAGTTGTTGGAATTGTCAGTCAGAATCGTGTCCGCGACAGCGCTCCTACAAATTCACTTGTGCAATGGGGCGGGGTAGCGACAAAGGCGCTGGAAACGACAGGAGGCGCTGATAACTTTTTAAAGTTCTTACAAACAGAATTAGTACCCCACGTAGAGCAAAATTATCACACCGCGGATTACCGGATTTTGGCAGGCTACTCCTTCACAGGTTTAACGGTTATTCACTCACTGTACCAAACACCGGAGTTTTTTAATGCCTATATAGCCATTGATCCAAGCCTTTGGTGGGATAATCAAATAATGCTCAAGCGTTATAGCGAATTTTCAAAAAAAGAACTTAGCAAACGCCAGTTGTTTGTTTCGACATCTGACAGAGTGCCTTCATTATATCCTAAAGAAAACTATGTTATTGAGTTCATCCAAAAACTAGAGGCATCGCCTGTTAAAGGCTTAAACGTCCATTCAGAGGTTTTTGGTACAGATCAAAACCACCATACAATGCAAATAATGAGCTTTTACTTAGGTTTGAAAAGTATCTTTAGTGGCTTCATGATTGATGATGCCATCAGATTTAGGCCTGCTGCAGAGTTAAAAGCGCATTTCGAAAGTATTTCGGATAAATTAGGTGTAAACCTTAAACCCAGAGAGGGTTTAGTGAATTTCTTTGGATATAACAGGCTGTATGACAACCAGTTTCCCACCAACAGCGGAGCCGCGATTGACTTTTTTAAGTTGAATACTGAGTATTATCCAGAGTCTTATAACGCATGGGACAGCCTGGGCGAGGCATATTGGTATGAGAAAAAGTATAAGTTAGCGCTAGACGCCTATAAAAAATCGACTCAATTGAACCCGGAAAATAGCAATGCAAAAGAGAAAATTAAACAAATCAAAGTGCTTCTAAATTGA
- a CDS encoding RecQ family ATP-dependent DNA helicase, giving the protein MNESVIHQTLSQRFGFSAFRPGQEQTVTQLVNGHSSLAIFPTGSGKSLCYQLTALQLPNLTLVISPLLALMKDQLEFLHSKNINAASLDSTLTREQSQSVMQNVRNGSIKVLMISVERFKNERFREFIKQVPVSMLVVDEAHCISEWGHNFRPDYLKLPDYRNELNIPLVLLLTATATKKVKRDMANRFDIKPEHIVQTGFYRANLDLSVYAYPEEQKVQALIGYLKQQAGAGIVYVTLQQQAEQVAKQLQAAGVNAAAYHAGLDDSLRQSIQNDFMSNHKQVIVATIAFGMGIDKSDIRFVVHYDLPKSIENYSQEIGRAGRDGQFSECITLANLDGVATLENFVYADTPEQASIQALIDEIQSQQQQGLWEMQELSASKVSNIRLLALKTLLVQLELKGVIEAKYAFYADFRFKWLRTEQEVISMFDANRQQFIQQIIANTQFKKVWGTVDIQTLVQLGHDRNRIVAALDYLHEQGHIELESKRMMQVYQVDETKLAEPDLAKELADYFLEKEQAEVKRIAAMLRFFELNTCLSYNLARYFDDENAPEQCGHCSACRGQIAQLTQSKETEFPSDDTLRNDLNALKQHLMQIGVTPSLAILTRFLTGMTSPLATSSKFRQRAGFGSCADIRYQQVLSKVKQLGFGG; this is encoded by the coding sequence ATGAACGAATCGGTGATCCACCAAACCTTATCGCAGCGTTTTGGCTTTTCAGCATTTAGGCCCGGCCAGGAACAGACTGTCACCCAGCTGGTTAATGGCCACTCTAGCCTTGCAATTTTCCCAACCGGTTCAGGTAAATCCTTGTGCTATCAGCTGACGGCCTTACAGCTCCCCAATTTAACCTTAGTAATCTCGCCTTTGCTGGCGCTTATGAAAGATCAGCTGGAGTTTTTACATAGCAAAAACATCAATGCGGCCAGTTTAGATTCAACGTTGACCCGGGAGCAAAGTCAGTCTGTGATGCAAAATGTCAGAAATGGCAGTATTAAAGTGCTGATGATCTCGGTTGAGCGTTTTAAGAACGAACGCTTCAGAGAATTCATCAAACAAGTGCCTGTCTCTATGCTGGTGGTTGACGAAGCGCACTGTATCTCTGAATGGGGTCACAATTTCAGGCCCGATTATCTTAAGTTACCTGACTATCGTAATGAGTTAAATATCCCATTAGTGCTGCTACTCACCGCCACGGCGACCAAAAAAGTCAAGCGCGACATGGCGAACCGATTTGATATAAAACCCGAGCACATTGTGCAAACGGGCTTTTATCGCGCCAACCTCGATTTAAGCGTGTATGCCTACCCGGAAGAGCAAAAAGTGCAGGCACTCATTGGCTATTTAAAACAACAAGCTGGCGCAGGTATTGTGTATGTCACGTTGCAACAACAGGCTGAGCAGGTGGCTAAGCAGTTACAGGCGGCAGGCGTAAATGCCGCAGCCTATCATGCCGGGCTGGATGACAGCCTACGTCAGAGTATCCAAAACGACTTCATGAGCAATCACAAGCAAGTGATTGTTGCCACGATTGCCTTTGGTATGGGCATAGACAAATCCGATATTCGCTTTGTGGTGCACTACGACCTGCCAAAATCGATAGAGAATTACAGCCAGGAGATAGGCCGCGCAGGGCGCGACGGGCAATTTTCTGAATGCATTACCCTCGCTAACTTAGATGGCGTTGCGACGCTCGAGAACTTTGTTTACGCCGACACCCCGGAGCAAGCCAGCATTCAGGCGCTGATTGATGAAATTCAATCGCAGCAACAGCAGGGCTTATGGGAAATGCAGGAACTCAGCGCCTCTAAAGTCAGCAATATCCGATTACTGGCATTAAAAACCTTGCTGGTGCAGCTCGAACTCAAAGGCGTAATCGAGGCCAAATACGCGTTTTACGCCGACTTTAGATTTAAGTGGTTACGCACAGAGCAGGAAGTCATCAGTATGTTCGATGCGAACCGTCAGCAATTTATTCAGCAGATAATTGCCAATACGCAATTTAAGAAAGTGTGGGGCACCGTTGATATTCAGACCTTAGTGCAACTAGGGCACGACAGAAATCGCATTGTAGCGGCGCTGGACTATTTGCACGAACAAGGGCATATCGAACTTGAGTCAAAACGCATGATGCAGGTGTATCAGGTGGATGAAACTAAGCTGGCAGAGCCAGACTTAGCCAAAGAACTTGCCGATTACTTTTTAGAAAAGGAGCAAGCCGAGGTTAAGCGCATCGCCGCCATGCTGCGCTTTTTTGAGTTAAATACGTGTTTAAGTTACAACCTGGCGCGCTATTTTGACGATGAAAATGCCCCAGAGCAATGCGGGCACTGCTCAGCGTGCCGAGGCCAAATTGCACAATTAACCCAGTCTAAGGAGACTGAATTTCCGTCGGATGACACATTAAGAAACGACTTAAATGCGTTAAAACAGCACCTGATGCAAATTGGCGTTACGCCAAGCCTGGCAATACTGACTCGATTCCTAACCGGCATGACCTCGCCATTGGCAACCTCTTCCAAATTCAGACAACGCGCCGGGTTTGGCAGCTGTGCAGACATCCGCTATCAGCAGGTTTTGAGTAAAGTAAAACAATTGGGTTTTGGGGGATGA
- a CDS encoding DUF4365 domain-containing protein, whose product MGTTKLKSSAMAKRGVNYVRSIIESSNSIFHEVHQENDYGNDAFVELVDEEDVKGITIAVQIKSGKSFCTKKSCSIPASKKHFQYWKEHSLPVIGIVYDPDEDTAYWTNIKYHIDSDRGRTNNGSYTITFDKTEFSSFTSHNFEIIFKPIHLKQGVKLSLDESIRFSESSDYIEHCIGLDSLVRLHTQSKEIWGKIFDIFKCRDTDKLDPRILYYMAHIPGHSDISWRSGQAIPASVRKSLCSSISSMSEYDIAKMLSLLDEGDCFERGTLGQSAESLIALVHEKEHKLLTVIENKELMTHTRDLAVILYAYYLQENAIGMLKQLWMEHPELRWAKVMAMQLEQEGYVCLY is encoded by the coding sequence ATGGGAACAACTAAACTGAAAAGTTCGGCCATGGCTAAAAGAGGAGTTAATTATGTTCGAAGCATAATTGAGTCGTCAAACAGTATCTTTCATGAAGTACACCAAGAAAATGATTACGGTAACGATGCTTTTGTTGAGCTAGTAGATGAGGAAGACGTTAAGGGTATTACTATTGCAGTGCAGATCAAATCGGGAAAGTCTTTCTGCACAAAGAAGTCTTGCTCAATCCCAGCTTCCAAAAAGCACTTTCAGTACTGGAAGGAGCATTCACTACCCGTAATAGGTATTGTGTATGATCCTGATGAAGATACGGCTTATTGGACGAATATAAAATACCATATTGACTCTGATAGGGGTCGCACAAATAATGGCTCTTACACGATAACTTTTGATAAAACAGAGTTCTCAAGCTTCACGTCCCATAATTTTGAAATCATATTCAAACCTATCCATTTGAAACAAGGAGTCAAATTGTCGCTCGATGAATCGATTAGGTTTTCTGAATCAAGTGACTATATTGAACATTGTATAGGTTTGGACTCCTTGGTTAGGCTTCATACTCAATCCAAAGAGATCTGGGGAAAAATTTTTGATATTTTTAAGTGCCGAGATACAGATAAGTTAGATCCGAGGATCTTGTACTATATGGCGCATATTCCTGGTCATTCTGATATTTCTTGGCGTAGTGGGCAAGCTATACCAGCTAGTGTAAGGAAGAGCTTGTGCTCATCTATATCATCTATGTCAGAATACGATATTGCGAAAATGCTAAGCTTGCTAGATGAAGGTGATTGCTTTGAACGTGGTACACTGGGTCAAAGTGCAGAGTCTCTAATTGCATTAGTTCATGAAAAGGAACACAAGCTCCTCACTGTTATTGAAAACAAAGAACTAATGACACATACACGAGACTTGGCCGTAATTCTTTATGCTTACTATTTACAAGAAAATGCCATTGGTATGTTGAAACAGCTATGGATGGAGCACCCTGAATTACGTTGGGCTAAAGTCATGGCCATGCAGTTAGAGCAAGAAGGCTATGTTTGCCTTTACTAA